A stretch of the Haloarchaeobius salinus genome encodes the following:
- a CDS encoding DUF4129 domain-containing protein, protein MGYDLNRAVLVVLSVLTVLLAASLFPASGYGTYPGSVGGDAAGPSNPTASPDADEPVDVGTATSETTATPTGTPRTTEAPETTRTTERPDPATGDSGPDLGGGFPVSSFLTQLVVLFVFLLAAVGVLGLVAEVERERTDDFDGYVVDLPMLPTFRIRASFLAIPQGTMSVLVGLTASAPRVLDGLGRTVGGVFAGLDELASGIGTAFVAIPSALGRGLAAIPHGLVSGLGSLSLGLSSLTAGISARDWLSRGDDKPADPRDGARAGDTDDEEAAESGPVSIDEAWEAMAGYVPLRRPESKTPAEVARAAVDGGLPRSAVERLTAVFRDVRYGRYPRTDDRKRTAREALAEIRERLEGDG, encoded by the coding sequence GTGGGTTACGACCTGAATCGCGCGGTCCTCGTCGTGCTCTCCGTCCTGACGGTCCTCCTCGCGGCGTCGCTGTTCCCGGCGTCGGGGTACGGGACGTACCCCGGCTCCGTCGGGGGTGACGCCGCCGGACCGTCGAACCCGACAGCATCGCCCGACGCCGACGAACCTGTCGACGTCGGAACAGCCACGTCGGAGACGACGGCGACACCGACCGGGACGCCGCGCACGACCGAGGCACCCGAGACGACCCGGACCACGGAGCGACCGGACCCCGCGACCGGCGACTCCGGCCCGGACCTCGGCGGCGGCTTCCCGGTCTCGTCGTTCCTCACCCAACTCGTCGTGCTGTTCGTCTTCCTGCTCGCTGCCGTCGGCGTCCTCGGGCTCGTCGCCGAGGTCGAACGCGAACGAACCGACGACTTCGACGGATACGTCGTCGACCTCCCGATGCTGCCGACGTTCCGGATCCGGGCCTCGTTCCTCGCGATTCCGCAGGGGACGATGTCCGTCCTCGTCGGGCTGACGGCCTCAGCCCCGCGGGTGCTCGACGGCCTCGGGCGCACGGTCGGCGGCGTCTTCGCCGGCCTCGACGAGCTCGCGTCTGGCATCGGGACGGCGTTCGTCGCCATCCCATCCGCCCTCGGCAGGGGCCTCGCCGCGATCCCCCACGGACTCGTGAGCGGGCTGGGATCGCTCTCGCTCGGCCTCTCCTCGCTGACCGCCGGCATCTCGGCCCGGGACTGGCTCTCCCGCGGCGACGACAAGCCCGCCGACCCGCGCGACGGCGCGCGAGCAGGAGACACCGACGACGAGGAGGCAGCCGAATCGGGCCCGGTCAGCATCGACGAGGCCTGGGAGGCGATGGCCGGCTACGTACCGCTCCGTCGCCCCGAGTCGAAGACCCCAGCCGAGGTCGCCCGCGCGGCCGTCGACGGCGGTCTCCCGCGGTCCGCCGTCGAACGACTGACGGCCGTGTTCCGTGACGTCCGCTACGGCCGCTACCCCCGGACCGACGACCGGAAACGCACGGCACGCGAGGCGCTCGCCGAGATACGGGAGCGTCTGGAGGGCGACGGATGA
- a CDS encoding DUF7269 family protein, translated as MIPRVLAGFGISVRRALTVVGTASLVGALGLAFLPMPLDALRGPVTTVANGTTIVLLAVTAAVLGVVRIVRERDDAATEPPSVGVPEAANYNSVGATGHDLDATIEKVDGTLHDPGPSEWWKARDRERVEDEIRTAAIDVLARRENCSRDEAAAMLEAGTWTDDPRAGSFLGDETAPEPSLKMQFYDWLSGEAYDRHVEHTVDEIVARADIEEVETE; from the coding sequence ATGATACCCCGCGTCCTCGCCGGGTTCGGCATCTCCGTCCGCCGGGCGCTGACCGTCGTCGGGACCGCGTCGCTCGTCGGCGCGCTGGGGCTCGCGTTCCTCCCGATGCCGCTCGACGCGCTGCGCGGTCCGGTGACGACGGTCGCCAACGGCACCACCATCGTGCTGCTCGCCGTCACCGCCGCCGTCCTCGGCGTCGTCCGCATCGTCCGGGAGCGAGACGACGCCGCCACGGAGCCGCCGTCGGTCGGCGTGCCCGAGGCGGCGAACTACAACTCGGTCGGCGCGACCGGCCACGATCTCGACGCGACCATCGAGAAGGTCGACGGGACCCTCCACGACCCCGGTCCGTCCGAGTGGTGGAAGGCCCGCGACCGCGAGCGCGTCGAGGACGAGATCCGGACGGCCGCCATCGACGTGCTCGCCCGACGGGAGAACTGCAGCCGCGACGAAGCCGCGGCGATGCTCGAGGCCGGCACCTGGACGGACGACCCCCGGGCCGGCAGCTTCCTCGGCGACGAGACCGCACCCGAACCATCCCTCAAGATGCAGTTCTACGACTGGCTGTCCGGCGAGGCGTACGACCGCCACGTCGAACACACCGTCGACGAGATCGTCGCGAGAGCCGACATCGAGGAGGTCGAGACCGAATGA
- a CDS encoding DUF58 domain-containing protein — MTRRDTGRWNVGLTVALVTGTLGLLVQNTVVFSAAAIGLCYAVYGFASRPPTLDLDVERTLADTSPMPGDEVEVTITVRNAADEPLADLRIIDGVPETLGVVDGSPRHMTGLQPDESESFTYSVKVRRGVHEFGDPTAIARNVSGGVEVTETVSLQSRLSCHAPVEDMHLADQTIPYPGRVETDSTGSGIEFHSIRQYHHSDPMNRIDWREFARSGELRTVEFRTDQAATVVVVVDTRREARVSRRAEEPDGVELGTYAAGRIAGHLLDAGNRVGLAQYGSSLGYLRPGTGDAQAARIRNNLDVQSATSIPVRGTGSATDPGRDDPDGDDPAPSSGDTDSGGLAATDGGWRVDWLRRRIPNGAQVVFVSPLLDDAPLELLKRLRASGHALRVVSPDVTATETPGGGLAAIQRQGRVSALRNRTTDVVEWSPDEPLYAAIERATRRWQR; from the coding sequence ATGACGCGGCGGGACACCGGCCGCTGGAACGTCGGCCTCACCGTCGCCCTCGTCACGGGGACGCTGGGGCTGCTCGTCCAGAACACGGTCGTGTTCAGCGCGGCCGCCATCGGCCTCTGCTACGCGGTGTACGGCTTCGCGAGCCGGCCGCCGACGCTCGACCTGGACGTCGAGCGCACGCTCGCCGACACGTCCCCGATGCCCGGCGACGAGGTCGAGGTGACGATCACCGTCCGCAACGCCGCGGACGAACCGCTCGCCGACCTGCGGATAATCGACGGCGTCCCCGAGACGCTCGGCGTCGTCGACGGCTCGCCACGGCACATGACCGGCCTCCAGCCGGACGAGAGCGAGTCGTTCACCTACTCGGTGAAGGTCCGGCGCGGCGTCCACGAGTTCGGCGATCCGACCGCCATCGCGCGGAACGTCAGCGGTGGCGTCGAGGTCACGGAGACCGTCTCCCTGCAGAGCCGCCTCTCGTGTCACGCCCCGGTGGAGGACATGCACCTCGCCGACCAGACCATCCCGTACCCCGGTCGCGTCGAGACCGACTCGACGGGGTCGGGCATCGAGTTCCACTCCATCCGCCAGTACCATCACTCGGACCCGATGAACCGCATCGACTGGCGCGAGTTCGCCCGCAGCGGCGAGCTCCGCACCGTCGAGTTCCGGACCGACCAGGCGGCGACCGTCGTCGTCGTGGTCGACACGCGCCGCGAGGCACGTGTCTCCCGTCGTGCCGAGGAACCCGACGGCGTCGAACTCGGCACCTACGCCGCCGGCCGGATCGCGGGGCACCTGCTCGACGCCGGCAACCGCGTCGGCCTCGCACAGTACGGCAGTTCGCTCGGCTACCTGCGCCCCGGCACCGGCGACGCGCAGGCGGCACGCATCCGGAACAACCTCGACGTGCAGTCGGCGACCTCAATCCCGGTCCGCGGGACCGGGAGCGCGACGGACCCCGGGCGCGACGACCCGGACGGAGACGACCCCGCGCCGTCCTCCGGCGACACCGACTCGGGCGGGCTGGCTGCCACCGACGGCGGCTGGCGCGTCGACTGGCTCCGTCGCCGAATCCCCAACGGTGCGCAGGTGGTGTTCGTCTCGCCGCTGCTCGACGACGCACCGCTCGAACTGTTGAAACGACTCCGGGCGTCCGGCCACGCGCTCCGGGTCGTCTCGCCGGACGTGACCGCTACCGAGACGCCAGGGGGCGGCCTCGCTGCCATCCAGCGGCAGGGCCGCGTCTCGGCGCTCCGGAACCGGACGACGGACGTCGTCGAGTGGTCGCCGGACGAGCCGCTGTACGCCGCCATCGAACGGGCCACGCGGAGGTGGCAGCGATGA
- a CDS encoding M48 family metalloprotease — protein sequence MERDPALTWRILLALLAILVVDVVLVAAAAYLVAPWLAPLQVSVANAVGLSGTSPLVWGAVVVLPVALAFGWAQLRYSRRELLDEVDAPLDSGDEYPDVQGRLQRLAVGADMAAPSLAVARTDVPNSFAVGGVTDGTVVVSTGLLDALSDDELDAVLAHELAHLRNRDAVVLTLASFVPALISDDFSPFGSRAASTAVWVGVVVAAYVLSAPFIGAPPFTLGYTVSFAFAVLVTAVLGGIFLGIAGAVVLGLSQHLSTYREYVADRSGAILAGQPTAMATALRTLDRSVETPTADKRSQYAGVAGLCFLPHGFSTGDEPEDGTQFTVETRSHPATEQRIERLQQLEREEF from the coding sequence ATGGAACGTGACCCCGCCCTCACGTGGCGCATCCTCCTCGCCCTCCTGGCGATACTCGTCGTCGATGTCGTCCTCGTCGCGGCCGCCGCCTACCTCGTCGCCCCCTGGCTCGCGCCGCTTCAGGTGTCGGTCGCCAACGCGGTCGGGCTCTCGGGCACCTCGCCGCTCGTGTGGGGGGCCGTCGTCGTCCTGCCGGTCGCGCTCGCGTTCGGCTGGGCGCAGCTCCGCTACAGCCGGCGCGAGCTGCTCGACGAGGTCGACGCCCCCCTGGATTCCGGCGACGAGTACCCCGACGTGCAGGGTCGCCTCCAGCGCCTCGCCGTCGGCGCGGACATGGCGGCCCCCTCGCTCGCGGTCGCACGGACGGACGTACCCAACAGCTTCGCCGTCGGCGGCGTGACCGACGGCACGGTCGTCGTCAGCACCGGCCTGCTCGACGCGCTCTCCGACGACGAGCTCGACGCCGTGCTCGCCCACGAGCTCGCACACCTCCGCAACCGCGACGCGGTCGTGCTGACGCTCGCGTCGTTCGTCCCCGCCCTCATCAGCGACGACTTCAGTCCCTTCGGCTCGCGGGCGGCGAGTACGGCGGTCTGGGTCGGGGTCGTCGTGGCCGCGTACGTCCTCTCGGCCCCGTTCATCGGAGCACCGCCGTTCACCCTCGGCTACACGGTCTCGTTCGCGTTCGCGGTGCTCGTGACCGCCGTCCTCGGCGGCATCTTCCTGGGTATCGCCGGCGCGGTCGTGCTCGGCCTGAGCCAGCACCTCTCGACCTACCGGGAGTACGTCGCGGACCGCTCGGGGGCCATCCTGGCGGGCCAGCCCACCGCGATGGCGACCGCGCTCCGGACGCTCGACCGGTCCGTCGAAACCCCGACCGCCGACAAGCGCAGCCAGTACGCCGGTGTCGCCGGCCTCTGTTTCCTCCCGCACGGCTTCTCGACCGGCGACGAGCCCGAAGACGGGACCCAGTTCACCGTGGAGACCCGCTCGCACCCCGCGACCGAGCAGCGCATCGAGCGCCTCCAGCAGCTCGAGCGAGAGGAGTTCTGA